The Odocoileus virginianus isolate 20LAN1187 ecotype Illinois chromosome 30, Ovbor_1.2, whole genome shotgun sequence genome window below encodes:
- the CTDSP1 gene encoding carboxy-terminal domain RNA polymerase II polypeptide A small phosphatase 1 isoform X2, with amino-acid sequence MDSSAVITQISKEEARSPLRSKGDQKSAASQKPRSRGILHSLFCCVCRDDAEALPAHSGAPLLVEENGAVPKTPVQYLLPEAKAQDSDKICVVIDLDETLVHSSFKPVNNADFIIPVEIDGVVHQVYVLKRPHVDEFLQRMGELFECVLFTASLAKYADPVADLLDKWGAFRARLFRESCVFHRGNYVKDLSRLGRDLRRVLILDNSPASYVFHPDNAVPVASWFDNMSDTELHDLLPFFEQLSRVDDVYSVLRQPRPGS; translated from the exons ATGGACAGCTCGGCCGTCATTACTCAGATCAGCAAGGAGGAAGCGCGGAGCCCGCTACGGAGCAAAG GTGACCAGAAGTCAGCAGCCTCTCAGAAGCCCCGGAGCAGGGGCATCCTCCACTCGCTCTTCTGCTGTGTCTGCCGGGATGACGCGGAGGCCCTGCCCGCCCACAGCGGGGCACCCCTGCTCGTGGAGGAGAATGGTGCGGTCCCCAAG ACCCCAGTCCAGTACCTGCTCCCTGAGGCCAAAGCCCAGGACTCGGACAAGATCTGCGTGGTCATCGACCTGGACGAGACCCTGGTGCACAGTTCCTTCAAG CCAGTGAACAATGCTGACTTCATCATTCCTGTGGAGATTGATGGGGTGGTCCAccag GTCTACGTGCTGAAGCGGCCCCACGTCGATGAGTTCCTGCAACGGATGGGTGAGCTCTTCGAATGCGTGCTGTTCACCGCCAGCCTGGCCAAG TATGCAGACCCCGTAGCTGACCTGTTGGACAAGTGGGGGGCCTTCCGGGCACGGCTGTTTCGGGAGTCGTGTGTTTTCCACCGGGGGAACTACGTGAAGGACCTGAGCCGACTGGGCCGAGACCTGCGTCGCGTGCTCATCCTGGACAACTCGCCCGCCTCCTACGTCTTCCATCCAGATAACGCC GTACCGGTGGCCTCCTGGTTCGACAACATGAGTGACACGGAGCTCCATGACCTCCTGCCCTTCTTCGAGCAGCTCAGCCGTGTGGACGACGTGTACTCAGTGCTCAGGCAGCCTCGGCCGGGTAGCTAG
- the CTDSP1 gene encoding carboxy-terminal domain RNA polymerase II polypeptide A small phosphatase 1 isoform X1 gives MDSSAVITQISKEEARSPLRSKGDQKSAASQKPRSRGILHSLFCCVCRDDAEALPAHSGAPLLVEENGAVPKQTPVQYLLPEAKAQDSDKICVVIDLDETLVHSSFKPVNNADFIIPVEIDGVVHQVYVLKRPHVDEFLQRMGELFECVLFTASLAKYADPVADLLDKWGAFRARLFRESCVFHRGNYVKDLSRLGRDLRRVLILDNSPASYVFHPDNAVPVASWFDNMSDTELHDLLPFFEQLSRVDDVYSVLRQPRPGS, from the exons ATGGACAGCTCGGCCGTCATTACTCAGATCAGCAAGGAGGAAGCGCGGAGCCCGCTACGGAGCAAAG GTGACCAGAAGTCAGCAGCCTCTCAGAAGCCCCGGAGCAGGGGCATCCTCCACTCGCTCTTCTGCTGTGTCTGCCGGGATGACGCGGAGGCCCTGCCCGCCCACAGCGGGGCACCCCTGCTCGTGGAGGAGAATGGTGCGGTCCCCAAG CAGACCCCAGTCCAGTACCTGCTCCCTGAGGCCAAAGCCCAGGACTCGGACAAGATCTGCGTGGTCATCGACCTGGACGAGACCCTGGTGCACAGTTCCTTCAAG CCAGTGAACAATGCTGACTTCATCATTCCTGTGGAGATTGATGGGGTGGTCCAccag GTCTACGTGCTGAAGCGGCCCCACGTCGATGAGTTCCTGCAACGGATGGGTGAGCTCTTCGAATGCGTGCTGTTCACCGCCAGCCTGGCCAAG TATGCAGACCCCGTAGCTGACCTGTTGGACAAGTGGGGGGCCTTCCGGGCACGGCTGTTTCGGGAGTCGTGTGTTTTCCACCGGGGGAACTACGTGAAGGACCTGAGCCGACTGGGCCGAGACCTGCGTCGCGTGCTCATCCTGGACAACTCGCCCGCCTCCTACGTCTTCCATCCAGATAACGCC GTACCGGTGGCCTCCTGGTTCGACAACATGAGTGACACGGAGCTCCATGACCTCCTGCCCTTCTTCGAGCAGCTCAGCCGTGTGGACGACGTGTACTCAGTGCTCAGGCAGCCTCGGCCGGGTAGCTAG